Genomic window (Aminivibrio pyruvatiphilus):
GCCACCGACGTTGCCCTTGGGCTCAGCGGCAATACGAAGGAAATGAAGATAGAGGAATTCAGTTCGAAGTTCGGGGGAGGCACTCTCGGAGCGACGGGAAACGTCAAGCTTGGAGCGGCCCCTGACGTGACGGTGGACATTTCCGGGAAGGATCTCGACCTGGCGGCCCTCACAGCAGGGATGCCGGATGCCAAGGAACTCCGCATCGGCGGCAGGGTGAACGCCTCCTTCAAGGGCCGGTTCGCCGGCGCTTCCGGCAAAGGGGAAGGATCCATCACATCCCAGTCCCTGACGGTCATGGGCCTCAAGGCCACGGCGCTGAACTATCCCCTGGTCCTGGAGGGGAACACCCTGTCTGGGAAAGGCGCCGGCGCTTCCTTCTACGGAGGGAAAGTGTCCGGCAGCGGCACTCTCGACATGGCGACCATGAAGTTCTCCCACAGCGCCGAACTCAGCGGTGTGGACGTCAACGCAGTTCTCCAGGACTTCACCGGAGGACTCGGCGGAAAAATCACCGGTCTTGCCCAGGGCTCGGCCAATGTCTCCGGGACCCTGGCCCCCAAGTTCGCCCTGTCGGGCAAGGGGAACGCAAGGATCGGAGAAGGAGCGGTTTCCGGCTTCAAAGGCCTGGATATCGTGACGAAGCTTCACGGCGTCAGCGGCATCAGGTATACGGAGGTCATCGCTCCCTTCCGTCTCGAGACGGGGCGTATCATTCTCGAAAAGGGAACGAAGGCGACGGCGCCCCAGAACGACCCCCTCTACAGGTTCCTTACGGCTGAGGGACCCGTCGGCCCCAAGGGAGCCCTCAAACTCCAGGTGGCGGGGAACGTGAACATCCAGATCATCAACGCCCTCGCCGGCGGAGCCCTGGGAGGCCTGACGGCGGGGTCCCTGGAGGATGCCCTGAAGGGGGTTCTCGGGGGTGCCCAGAAAGGAATGGAAAAGGCGGACTTCCGGGACATTTCCCTCTCTGTTGGAGGTACCGTGGAGAAGCCTTCCGTTTCAAACCTGAAGGTGGCTCCGGGCGCCCAGCAGCCTGCGGCACCGGCGGCTGCCCCGGAACAGAAGCCGGCGGAGCAGCCCCAGGCACCGAAAACGCCCCAGCAGGCCATCATAGAGCAGATCATAAAGCCCGCACCGGCGCCGGCTCCTGCACCGACCCCTGCTCCTGCCCCCGCACCGGCCCCCGCGCCGAAGCCCGAGGAGCCGAAAAAACCTGAGGACATCCTCAAGGAAAAACTTCTCGAATCCATCTTCAAGAAATAGACTGACGGGGGAGGCGAAAGCCTCCCCCTTTCCGTCTCCGGGCGGAAAAATGTCCGGATCATTTCAGCAGGTGAGGACAAACGGATATAATACGAAAAAAAACGGTTCCCTTTCCGGAACCCGGTGAAAAAGGCGGAATGAGATCATGAACCTTTCCCAGGTTTTCATATCAGTCATTATTCTCGTGACCATGTTTTTCTTTTTATGGGGAAAGTTCCGCCATGACGTGGTGGCTCTGGGAGCCCTTCTCGCCGGAGTCTTTTCCGGCCTCATACCGGGGGATGATGCCTTCGCGGGTTTTGGCCACCCCGCAGTGATTACCGTCATCGCCGTCCTTATCCTGAGCCGGGGACTTCAGACCACGGGAGCTGTGGATGTCCTCGCCAGGAAAATTCTTCCCGCTGAGGCGGGGCCGGGACTGAGCATTCTCGCCCTGACAGGGCTTGCCGCGCTGCTGTCGGGCTTCATGAACAACGTGGGAGCCCTTGCCCTTCTCATGCCTGCGGCTCTTCAGACCGCGGAGAAGCAGGAGCTTCCCCCCGGGAAAATCCTCATGCCCCTTGCTTTCGGATCCATCCTCGGCGGGACGGCCACCCTCATCGGAACGCCGCCGAATCTTATCATTTCCGGCTTCCGTGACCGGGCAGGCCTCGGCGCATTTTCCATGTTCGACTTCACGCCCGTGGGGGCCGTCGTGGCGATCTTCGGTGTCCTCTTCGTGGGGCTCCTGGGATGGCGCCTTGTCCCGAAGCGGGAGCGCACGGAAGGGTCCGGCTTCGAGACGGGAGCCTATCTCAGCGAAGTCCGCATTCCTGAAGGCAGTTCTTCGGCAGGCAAACGGCTGAGAGAAGTGGAGGCCATGCTGGATGATGCCGACGCCCAGATCGTGGGCATGGTCCGGGGGGATGTCCACGTGGTGGCGCCGAAACCGGGATATGCTCTCAGGGAAGGGGACATCCTGGTGATCGAGGCGGATCCTGAATCGCTCGCTTCCGTCCTTTCGTCGGCCGGTCTCAGGCTCGAGGAGGATGTCAGCCCGGGAGAAGAGGAAAAGAAGGCAGAGGAGAGGCGGAGACAGAGTTTTGAGATGTACCGGTTCAGCCCGGAGCGGCCGGGGAGCGGGAACAAGGAGCGGGAGGAAGAAGGGGAAGAGCGGGAGGAGTCCGACGAAATGCTGGTCCGTGAACTCGTGGCCCTGCCCGGTTCGCCCCTGTCGGGCCTCTCGGCTACAGACCTTCGCCTCCGTACACGGTACGGCATCAACCTGCTGGCCCTGTCCCGCAAAGGCGCCCGGTCTGTGAACCGGCTCCGGACGACTGCAATCCGTCCGGGAGACGTGCTCCTGGTACAGGGGCCTCCCGAGGCGCTTTCCGCCTTTGCTTCCGAATACGACTGTCTTCCCCTCGCTTCGA
Coding sequences:
- a CDS encoding SLC13 family permease — its product is MNLSQVFISVIILVTMFFFLWGKFRHDVVALGALLAGVFSGLIPGDDAFAGFGHPAVITVIAVLILSRGLQTTGAVDVLARKILPAEAGPGLSILALTGLAALLSGFMNNVGALALLMPAALQTAEKQELPPGKILMPLAFGSILGGTATLIGTPPNLIISGFRDRAGLGAFSMFDFTPVGAVVAIFGVLFVGLLGWRLVPKRERTEGSGFETGAYLSEVRIPEGSSSAGKRLREVEAMLDDADAQIVGMVRGDVHVVAPKPGYALREGDILVIEADPESLASVLSSAGLRLEEDVSPGEEEKKAEERRRQSFEMYRFSPERPGSGNKEREEEGEEREESDEMLVRELVALPGSPLSGLSATDLRLRTRYGINLLALSRKGARSVNRLRTTAIRPGDVLLVQGPPEALSAFASEYDCLPLASRDIRVPKKGEALAASLVMGASVLFAALGILPAAVSFSAGALAFVLLRIVPLGSVYAAVDWPVVVLLGAMLPLAGAMADTGTADLIANFLLASVARGNPVVGLAAILAGTMILTDFMNNAATAAVMGPIAVSAAAGLGVNPDAFLMAVAIGASCAFLTPIGHQNNTLILGPGGFSFGDYWKMGLPTDLLVIAVSVPMLLLVWPL